One Hevea brasiliensis isolate MT/VB/25A 57/8 chromosome 5, ASM3005281v1, whole genome shotgun sequence genomic region harbors:
- the LOC110638553 gene encoding UPF0481 protein At3g47200, producing the protein MGCNSAEGEGSQHVIKIWEVNKDRLKWMHQKISNPPTLLTKSAAKSSCCIFRVPQSFIEINGKSYQPHIVSIGPYHHGKPPFRMIEEHKWRYLGSLLSRIEIKGLHLEDLLKAVEALEMAARECYSETIQFDTDEFVEMMVVDGCFIVELFRKVGDVVQVEPDDPIFTMQWITTFFYRDFLRLENQIPFFILECLFDLSRMPGEESGPSLSTLALNFFNHALQRPEGAIARHGNLNGRHLLDLVRSSYIDFGQTQPPKCDHTPSHIIHCVSKLRHSGIKLTQGKEDSFLVVKFRRGIIEMPTITIDDAMSSFLLNCVAYEQCHNGSSKHFTTYATLLDCLVNTYKDVEYLCDNNIIENYFGTDAEVARFINNLGKEVPFDIDMSYLVELFRDVHQYYKNSWHVQWAGFKHTYFDTPWSFISALAALILLILTVAQTFYTIYGTYRN; encoded by the coding sequence ATGGGGTGCAATTCAGCAGAAGGGGAAGGAAGCCAGCATGTCATAAAGATCTGGGAAGTGAACAAGGATCGCCTCAAGTGGATGCACCAGAAAATATCCAACCCACCAACATTACTCACCAAATCAGCTGCCAAGAGCTCTTGTTGCATCTTTAGGGTACCCCAGAGTTTCATAGAGATTAATGGTAAGTCCTACCAACCTCATATAGTCTCAATAGGCCCTTACCACCATGGGAAGCCTCCCTTCAGAATGATTGAGGAGCACAAGTGGAGATACTTGGGCTCTTTGCTTTCTAGGATTGAAATTAAAGGCCTACACTTAGAGGACCTTTTAAAGGCAGTAGAGGCACTAGAAATGGCAGCTAGAGAGTGCTACTCTGAAACTATCCAGTTTGACACGGATGAATTTGTGGAAATGATGGTTGTTGATGGTTGTTTCATTGTCGAATTGTTTCGAAAAGTTGGAGATGTGGTGCAAGTTGAACCTGATGATCCTATCTTCACAATGCAATGGATCACAACTTTTTTCTACAGGGATTTTCTTAGACTTGAGAATCAAATCCCATTCTTTATTCTTGAATGTTTATTTGACTTGTCGAGAATGCCTGGAGAGGAATCAGGCCCTTCCTTGTCCACCCTTGCTTTAAATTTCTTCAACCATGCTCTTCAAAGGCCAGAGGGTGCCATTGCCAGGCATGGAAATCTAAATGGTAGGCATCTTCTTGATTTAGTTCGATCAAGTTATATAGATTTCGGCCAAACCCAACCACCAAAATGTGATCACACACCAAGCCATATAATTCATTGTGTATCCAAGCTTCGCCACTCCGGAATTAAGCTGACTCAAGGGAAGGAAGATAGTTTCTTGGTGGTGAAGTTCAGGCGTGGAATTATAGAAATGCCCACAATAACCATTGATGACGCGATGAGTTCTTTCTTGCTTAATTGCGTAGCTTATGAGCAATGCCACAATGGGAGCTCCAAGCACTTCACAACTTATGCAACATTATTAGACTGCCTAGTGAACACTTACAAAGATGTTGAGTATTTATGTGATAATAATATCATTGAGAATTACTTTGGAACCGATGCAGAAGTTGCAAGATTCATCAATAATCTGGGTAAGGAAGTTCCATTTGATATTGATATGAGCTATTTGGTTGAGTTGTTTAGAGATGTTCATCAGTATTACAAGAACAGTTGGCATGTTCAATGGGCAGGCTTCAAGCATACTTATTTTGATACTCCTTGGTCATTTATATCTGCACTGGCTGCTCTGATTCTCCTGATTCTTACTGTGGCACAGACCTTTTACACCATTTATGGTACTTACAGAAATTAG
- the LOC131180164 gene encoding protein FAR-RED IMPAIRED RESPONSE 1-like, translating to MAGLSQGRSYRRQLFDEIFDFSEDDSLFAEDVEEDESAGDQDMNEGGIRAVANTNAIEEGPLTGMLFPCISTMFNFYKEHARLKGFSVFKRSAVNVRGGSRKYQTISCNKGRKAIGAKSSKRINCPAKINAILRENGMWSLNMDMKRRLEANDIAGIRPTKSIRLLEVQAGGPENLSCLSKDCRNFIERKRRLRLGDGDAEAIRKLFVRMQRNDPEFFYSFDLDDDSRLSNVLWVHPRSRAAYEEFNDVVSFDTTYLVNRYKLPFATIVGVNHHGQSILLGCALISHEDVNTFKWLFMTWLEAMEDVHPNSILTDQCESMRKAIREVMPNTRHRFCLWHILCKVPEKFKGVTDYDSACLEFKAVIYDSLTIEMFERNWNEFVVKHGLERNEWLSKLYVDREYWVPIYLNHTFWAGMVSTQRSESMHAYFDGYVNSMSTLKQFVEQYEIAMCDKNEKEFYADFKSKNTVVNCISVFEWEQQFQKAFTNSLFKLVQEEIKRMWYCHVIQPTEEGRREADNEPGIERHKIMEKSIINNWFRREFVYDVEYRENGQYFNCNCKKFESKGILCCHIMRLMSLKDIKFINERYLLRRWRKDVNHVHSKKFFHGGYPHMTEEFEKYREMERLFQEASDLAYDDNKIKFVKQRLAELKRDLLSWNDGMIAPTSNAQVTIDTNNVDENEENERVILNPHVTRSRGRPRINKHRSVREITQRANSDRNRNSGRGRRRGRPRNNINSNIAEQVGPHNSQTPGSQTQGNVADAVINPIVSGTIPSHHSIRH from the exons atggcGGGGTTAAGTCAGGGAAGGTCATATCGTAGGCAAttgtttgatgagatatttgattttagtgaagatgatagTTTGTTCGCTGAAGATGTGGAGGAAGATGAATCAGCTGGTGATCAAGATATGAACGAAGGAGGCATTAGAGCAGTAGCAAACACTAATGCTATTGAAGAAGGTCCTCTAACAGGGATGTTATTTCCTTGTATCAGCACTATGTTCAACTTCTATAAAGAACATGCTAGATTGAAAGGTTTTAGTGTTTTCAAAAGATCAGCAGTTAATGTACGGGGTGGATCTCGCAAATATCAAACAATTAGTTGCAATAAAGGAAGGAAAGCAATTGGTGCGAAATCATCAAAAAGGATAAATTGTCCTGCAAAGATTAATGCAATCCTAAGAGAAAATGGAATGTG GTCACTGAATATGGATATGAAGAGGAGATTGGAGGCAAACGATATAGCTGGCATAAGACCCACAAAAAGCATTAGGTTGCTTGAAGTTCAAGCAGGTGGACCAGAAAATTTAAGCTGTTTGTCAAAGGATTGTCGAAACTTCATTGAGCGAAAGAGGAGGCTACGACTTGGTGATGGTGATGCTGAGGCTATACGTAAGTTGTTTGTGAGAATGCAACGAAACGATCCTGAGTTTTTCTATTCATTTGATCTTGATGATGATTCCAGGCTTTCAAATGTTCTATGGGTTCATCCTCGTAGTCGAGCTGCTTACGAGGAATTCAATGATGTTGTTAGTTTTGACACTACTTACCTTGTTAATCGATACAAGTTGCCATTTGCCACCATTGTTGGAGTAAATCATCATGGGCAATCTATTTTATTAGGATGCGCCTTGATCTCACATGAAGATGTAAACACTTTTAAGTGGTTGTTCATGACGTGGCTTGAAGCAATGGAAGATGTTCATCCTAATTCTATTCTTACAGATCAATGCGAGAGCATGAGGAAAGCCATTAGGGAGGTAATGCCTAATACTAGACACAGATTTTGCTTGTGGCATATATTATGCAAGGTACCTGAGAAGTTTAAGGGTGTTACTGATTATGATAGTGCATGCCTTGAGTTTAAAGCTGTAATATATGATAGCTTAACCATCGAGATGTTTGAGAGAAATTGGAATGAGTTTGTGGTGAAGCATGGGTTGGAAAGAAATGAATGGCTTTCCAAACTATATGTTGATAGGGAGTATTGGGTTCCAATTTATCTCAATCACACATTTTGGGCTGGAATGGTTTCGACTCAAAGGAGTGAGAGCATGCATGCCTATTTTGATGGGTATGTTAACTCAATGAGCACACTAAAGCAATTTGTGGAGCAGTATGAGATTGCTATGTGTGACAAGAATGAAAAGGAGTTCTATGCTGATTTCAAATCAAAAAACACAGTTGTAAATTGCATATCTGTTTTTGAATGGGAACAACAGTTTCAAAAGGCATTTACTAATTCATTATTCAAGCTCGTTCAAGAGGAGATTAAACGAATGTGGTATTGCCATGTCATTCAGCCAACTGAAGAGGGAAGGCGTGAAGCAGATAATGAGCCAGGAATTGAGAGACATAAAATTATGGAGAAATCCATAATCAACAACTGGTTTCGTAGGGAGTTTGTTTATGATGTAGAGTACAGGGAAAATGGCCAATATTTCAACTGCAATTGTAAGAAATTCGAATCAAAAGGAATATTGTGCTGCCATATCATGAGGTTGATGTCACTCAAAGACATAAAGTTCATCAATGAACGATATTTGCTTAGGCGATGGAGAAAAGATGTTAACCATGTCCATAGTAAAAAGTTTTTTCACGGAGGGTACCCACATATGACAGAGGAGTTTGAGAAATACAGGGAGATGGAGAGGTTATTTCAAGAAGCTTCCGATTTGGCTTACGATGACAATAAGATCAAATTTGTAAAACAACGGTTGGCTGAATTGAAGCGGGATTTATTGAGCTGGAATGATGGAATGATTGCTCCTACCAGTAATGCACAGGTTACTATTGACACTAACAATGTtgatgaaaatgaagaaaatgaaagagtTATTCTTAATCCACATGTGACTCGTAGTCGTGGACGGCCACGAATAAACAAGCACAGATCAGTAAGGGAGATCACTCAACGAGCAAATTCTGATAGGAATAGAAACAGTGGAAGGGGCAGGCGTAGAGGTCGACCAAGAAACAATATTAACTCGAATATTGCTGagcag GTTGGGCCGCATAATAGCCAAACACCAGGCAGTCAAACACAAGGAAATGTTGCTGATGCTGTAATTAATCCTATTGTCAGTGGAACTATACCAAGCCATCATAGTATTAGGCATTAA